Part of the Flagellimonas eckloniae genome, GCTTAAAACGCCGCCTTCAACCAAAATTTTCCCGCCTTCATTTTTAGCTTCTTTCAATGCTGCCTCGTACATTTTTACGGCGTCACTATCAATCAAGGGGCCCACATGATTGGTTTCATCCAAAGGATTTCCGATTTTAAGTTGTTCATAAGCAGAAACGATGGCATCTTTTACCTGATTGTAGATGGATTCATGTACAATAAGTCGGCGAGTTGAAGTGCAACGTTGACCAGCTGTACCCACTGCACCAAATACCGCTCCAATAACCGTCATTTTTATATCCGCATCTGGAGTAACTATGATGGCATTGTTTCCACCGAGTTCTAAGAGTGATTTTCCAAGTCTTGCGGCAACGGCTTGGGCCACAATTTTTCCCATACGGATAGATCCCGTAGCCGATACCAATGGAATTCTATTATCAGAGGTCATCATTTCTCCCACTTTGTAATCTCCATTGATAAGACAGGAAATGCCTTCTGGCAAATGGTTCTCTTTTAAAACTTGAACTATTATATTTTGACAGGCTACTCCACACATTGGCGTTTTTTCCGATGGTTTCCAAACACAAACATCTCCACAGACCCAGGCAAGGGCTGTGTTCCATGCCCATACAGCTACTGGAAAATTAAAGGCAGAGATAATACCAACAACGCCTAATGGATGGTATTGTTCATACATTCTATGTCCAGGTCGTTCAGAATGCATGGTCAATCCGTGCAATTGTCTTGATAGACCTACAGCAAAATCACAGATATCAATCATTTCCTGAACTTCACCCAACCCTTCTTGATAGGATTTTCCCATTTCATAGGAAACCAATTTCCCAAGAGGTTCTTTTAATTCACGAAGTTTTTCACCAAACTGTCTTACAATTTCGCCTCTCTGGGGAGCAGGCATTAAACGCCAATCTTTAAATGCTGAAGTAGCGGCTTCCATGACATTTTCAAAATCTGCTTTTGAGGTGGTTGTAACTTTACCAATAAGTGCCCCATCTACAGGAGAATAGGAGGAAATTGTTTCTCCAGAACCAAAATTCTTTGAGCCGGTAGATGTACCATCATTTATTTGGGCTAACCCTAGTTGTTTTAGGGCTTCATGTATACGAAAGTTTTCTGCAATTTTTGACATTTATAACTTTTGATGAGTTAATTGTTATATTTTTTCAAAATTACAAATAATAATACTGATGGAGAATGCAAAGATTTATCAAATGAAATTGTGCAACAGGAGCAATAGAATTCCTATGAGTGCCGGAAGTGCTTGTACCATGAATATTTTCTTTGATACAGAAATTGCCCCATAGATTCCTGCCAGGGTAACACACCCAAGAAAAAATAGGCCAACATAAATTTGCCATAATGTGTCTTGGATCAGAAGTGACCAAACAAGGCCAGCTGCTAAAAATCCGTTATACAGCCCTTGGTTGGCTGCCATACTTTTGGTGGGTTCAAACAAATGTTCGGGAAAATTTCGGAAGACTTTTTTTGCTTTCGTGGTCCATGCAAACATCTCTAACCATAAAAAATAGAAATGTAAAATGGCAACAATCAGGATAATAAGTTTAGCGGCTATAATCATAATTCAATCTTTTGCTATAAATCGTTCATCAACTGGCATTACTGTTCCGCAGTTGTTACATGTGCGTAAGTCTTCGGAACTATAAAAATGTTTAAAGTGACTTAAAAAGTCCTTTTCAATATCATTCAGGGTAAAATAGGCTTCATAAAGTTTATGGTTACAACTGTCGCAAAACCATAGCAGGCCATCATCCACATTCATATCTGCTCTTTTTCTCTCTACAACAAGACCGATAGATCCAGCGTGTCGAACAGGGGAGTGTGGTACTTTTGCAGGATGAAGATACATATCTCCTGGACCAAGTTTCATTGTCTTTTTTTGTCCATCCTCCTGTATATGTACTTCAATGCTCCCTTCTAATTGATAAAAGAGCTCCTCGGTTTCGTTATAATGATAGTCTTTGCGAGCATTAGGCCCAGCTACAATCATTACAATATAATCACCTGCTTCTTTGTACAGATTTCTATTGCCAACAGGGGGCTTTAGGGTGTCGCGGTTTTCTTCTATCCATTTATTTAGGTTAAAAGGAGCCTTTATTGCCATTGCAAAAGTTTTTAGAAAGGTATAAAAAACCTTTGTTGCAGCATAGGGTTTAACAAAAAAGACCCGTGCAAAGCACAGGTCTTATCAAACACTTATTTAGTGTAACCTAATAAAACTTATTTATTGAACTTTCATAAAAATTTGCGTGAAGTAAGGCAAACCTTCTTTATCCAACTGAACACTCAAGGTAGTATGGGTATATTCACCTTCAATGGCTTCTTTGTGTGATGCACTCTTTAACCAACCATCAAGAGTAAGTTCTGCAGTGCTATAAAATCGTGCTACATTTTCACTTACATCTACAGCATTTATTTCGGATGCTATACCTGATGCTCTTGATTCAAAGTTGTCATGACTCAATTTATTTTTTGATATCATGTAATTATTGTGCGCTTCGGCATACTTGTATGATGTTGGACTTGATTGCAATTTGGAAGACCCAACTGAAACCCTATAGTCATTTACTAAATCAAAAAGATCTTTTTCCATTTGAACTGGATCAACAACAACTTTTTCGCCTTCAAAAAGTGATTCGGTAATAATTTGTTCCTCTTCAAGGGAAGAAGTCTTACTGCACATGCTTACTCCAATTGCCGAAGCAATAATCCATAAAGCGTAAAATAATTTTTTCATTTTCGGGGGTAATTGTGGAGATTGGTTCTAAAAATCTCCTATAGTTCTATTGCTAAACTACTTTCAGACAACAGGTCTGCCAGAAAATATCCATATGATTACGGATTAATCCGATGAGTTGCAAAATTGAACTAAACTGGGTCAAATAGGGTCTGGCAGTAGTTTCCTTTTATCGAAGAAAAATGCCCTTTTAAAGGATTTTGAACAGGACTTAGTTTTCAGCTTCTTCAGAATTTTCCTTTTCGCTTTCAAGGACAAGGCTAAAAACAAAAGCACCAATTTCCTTTACGGGTTCATAAAAGATGGAAGTGCTCTTCGTGTCATCTCCCACAAAGTCAAAAGAAGATGTAAGGCGTTCAAAGAATATCAAAAGGGCCCCAACGATAATAGCAACCTTAAGCATTCCAAAGACACCTCCGGCAATCTTGTTCAAAATGCCCAACATCGCAAAGTCCGCTATTTTAGTCAGGAATTTACCAGCAAAATTTACCAAGAGTACAATTGCAAAAAATGTAATCAGAAAAGCAGTTATTTTTAGATATTGTTCGTTCCAGTTAAGGTTTTCCGCAAGATAGTTGCCAGCAATATAGGAGAAGTGTATGGCGCCGTAGATTCCTGCAATCAAAGCCAATAGGGAGGCTATTTCTACAAACAATCCATTTTTTAAACCTTTATATAGTCCCCAAACCAACAATATCCCAATAACAATATCTAAAAAGCTCATAAATGGGTTTTTAACAAATATAGGATATTGATTTGTACCTTTGAAGCTCCTAAAAAATGACATGTCAAGAGACGATAAACTTAAGGAAAGATGGGAATTATTGGTGGAAAAATTGTCCAATCAATTTTCTGATGGAGACCCATTGGAAATGGATGGCATTATCTATTTGGTGGGGGTACAGGAACTTGGCAATTTTAAAAGGGACTTCAAAAAAGATGAAAAAGTCAATTTAATGCATATCGCCATTTGTAGGTTATTGGAGCCTTATGGGTATTATGATTTTGATTTTTTTGACGAGGATGGTTGGCCCCACTATATCGTAAAGGAACAATTACCCCCATTAAAAGCCGGGGAGCAGTCCGTTTTGATGAAGGAGGCGTTGGTAGGATACTTTTTAGAAAAAAAATATATTCAATAACTTCAGCTGAGGCGCGAACTTGGAAGTTGAATAGGTTACCATATAACAAATCCTTTGAAAGAGATTAGCCAGATTATCAGATTTAATATAAACTTAATTTCTTTTACATTGTAAACGTTTACATTTTATGTAATTTTGATGTTTGCTCCTTTAACTAATCGCTATAAGATGAAAGAGATTGTTGAATTTTCAAACTTGAATAGGAAGAAAACCATTCAAGAACTTTCCCAAGAGACATTCGACTTGGTTGTCATCGGTGGTGGAATTACTGGTGGTGGAATTGCCTTGGACGCAGCCTCAAGGGGAATGAAAGTTGCCTTGTTGGAAAAAGGAGATTTTGCATCCGGAACCAGTAGCAAATCAACCAAATTAATTCACGGAGGGCTTAGATATCTCAAACAGTTTGATTTTTGGTTGGTAAAAGAAGTAGGTTCGGAAAGAGCCATTGTACATAAGTTGGCACCGCATTTGGTCCTTCCTGAAAAAATGTTGCTTCCCTTGATTGAAGGAGGTTCTTACGGTAAATGGTTGACTTCCATTGGTCTAAAAGTATACGACATCCTTGCCCAAGTGACAGGGGATGACAAACGGCAGATGTTGGAGAAAAAAGAAGCATTAAAACTGGAACCGCTTTTGCCAAAAAAAATATTGAATGGAGCGGGGTACTATGCAGAATATAGGACAGATGACGCAAGATTGACCATTGAAAATATAAAAACCAGTTTGCAATTTGGCGCTAAGGCGTTGAACTATGCCAAGGTTACAGATTTCATTTATACTGACGAAAAAGTAGCAGGGGTAAAAGTAAAGGATGAGGTTTTAGGGGATGAGTTCAACATCAAATCAAAATATGTAATTAGCGCTGCGGGACCGTGGGTTGATGAATTACGAAGCCTAAACAATTCTAAAAAGGGAAAACGACTGCACTTGACCAAGGGAGTTCATTTAGTGTTTCCAAGGGAAAAACTTCCGGTAAAACAATCGGTGTATTTTGATGTTCCTGATGGCCGAATGATGTTTGCCATTCCAAGGGGGAAAATTACGTATGTTGGAACTACGGATACCAATTTTAACTTGGATAAGGATAATATCAAAACTGATTTGGCCGATGCTATTTATCTGATTTCAGCAGTCAACAATATGTTTCCGAGCATCAATTTGGAAATGGAAGATATTATTTCTTCATGGGCTGGGTTGAGGCCCTTGATTCATGAAGAAGGAAAATCAGCTTCAGAACTTTCCCGAAAGGATGAAATTTTCACCTCGGACACAGGGCTTTTCAGTATAGCAGGAGGGAAGTTAACGGGATATCGCAAGATGGCTGAACGTGTTGTCAACAGAATTGCCAGGAAAATGGAGGAAGATGATGGTACAAAAATCCCAGAATGTACCACGGATAAAATTCCACTTTGTGGAAGTGATTTTAAAAAATATAAGCACGTAAAAAAATACATCAGTGAGGTTTTTGACCGGATTAAGGAAGATGGATTTTCGGAATATGATGCATGGTATTTGGTCACCAATTATGGAAAACAAACCGAAGCTATTTTAGAAAACTATGCCGCATTACGGAACAAGGATGTTTATCTTAGAATGCTTCGTGCCGAAGCACAATTTGCCATTGCCCATGAAATGGTTTTGAACCCAATGGATTTCTTTATCAGAAGAACGGGAAGATTATATTTTGATATTGACAGCATCCGAAATTATATGGAGCCCATCCAAGAAGAATTCAAGAAAGCATTTGGGTATGATACTGCCCAACTTGAATTTTTTAAGGAGAAAATGGAGGAAGAATTGGAATCGCACTCCAGTTTTTCATTGGAGCGCGTCTAGTTTTATAATCCTGCCATTTCTTGTGCCCAACCAATAATCAGGTTAATTGTACCCTCATCCCATTTGCCCTCTTTTCCCTCAAAGGAGTTTTTTGGACTTTCATGTATAGTGTTCCAATGGTCCAAACCCGGATATTCATGTAGTAAGTGGTCTTGGTGCCCATTTCTTTTTAAGACTTCAATAATCATTTTGTTATCGAAAGATGACATTATCCAATCGTGGGCTCCCCTTAAAATTCTTACGGGAACTTTTAGTTTCTCCCATTGCCCTGCTAAATCAAAATCCTGTAACTGCTGATAATATTGAACAGGCCTTCCATACATATGTGCTGCGGAATGATAATTGTATTCGGCAAGTGCAGGATATTCATTAACCACTTCTTGATAGGTTTTCTTTTGAATCAACATTCCGTGATAAAGAGGAATATAAAAGTTGTTCATTTTTTCAACGATTTGCGATTCCGTATTGTCTTGAAACTGAAGAATTCTTCTTTCAATTTCCAGCATATGCTCATACCATGTTTTAAAGAAGGTGCCATCAGAAATAACCCCGGCCAATTCAAATTCGTTGGCCAGCAGCGGCGCTAAGGCACTTCCCATGCTGGAGCCGTAAACGATAATTCTCGATGTATCAACATAAGGTTTTGACTTCAAATTTTTAATGGCTGACCTATATCCCTCCAAATCCATTAAAAAATCTGAAGTACTACAATCACCTTCACTATCACCTACGCCGGGTTTTTCAATGCGCATTACGACCATTCCCGACTTTTCCACCAAATCCTTGATGGTTTGCCCCCAATTGTTACCTCTTCGCCCTTTATAAGTTTCAATACTTGAACAGCTTAGTCCACCAATTAAAACAATTGCAGGCTGTTTTCCAGATTTTTTAGGTTTGGTGATAATGGTTCTTTGCGTAATTCCATAGGTGCTCGTGACCTCTTCGTAAAAAGTATCGATTCCTTCGTGCTTTTCCTTGCCCAATGGATTGAACCTTACATTGGCTTCAACAATTTGAGTGTCCCGTAGTGCTTTGATTTTTATATCGACACTTGCTCGTAGGCCATAAGAAACATCACTCCAAGCCTCTTCGTCTTTTAATAGAACATTATTCACTTCTATGATAATATCATTGGGCATAAATCCTGCCTTTGCAAGCGGGCTGTTTTTCGTTATCTCTACAATCTGCGCACCTGGAACACCCGCCTTTGGACTACTTATTTTTGCTTCCCAAGAGCTTCTTCTGGTAAGGTATTGTGATTGTGAACTTGGAATTGAAAAAAGAAGAATAAGACAAAAGAACAAGAATCTATTTTTAAGTTTCATCAATATGGATTTAAGTTTTCTTTAAAATTAGATTGCCTATTTTTAGCTGGAGGATAATTTATACATAGGCACTTGTTTTTTATGTCAACAGGGCTCGTACAATGATTTAATATTCATGCAATCCACAAATAGCTTTTATCTCTTTAATTCAAGAATAGCTACCCATAGTGTTTTTTGGGTATTGTACTATCTGCTATTTGGATTGATTTGGGTTGGCGAGGAAGGGTATTTGGCTTCTTTTTATTTGGAGTTTGTCTTATTGCCAATTCGGATTTTGGCTGTGTACGTCACTATTTATTTTTTGCTTCCGCGATTTTTGCTTAAAAGAAAGTTTAGAAGTTTTTTTATTGGATATGGATTGACAATGCTTCTTGGAGGAATACTACAACGCGTTTTTATCCACTTGTTTTATGAGGAATTATTGTTGAATGATTCAACTACGGGACTGTTCAATATTATGTCGTTGGTAAAAGCAATCATTTTGATTAACACAACCACCTTGTTAATTCTTGGAATCAAGTTGTTTCAACTCTGGTCCCTTGAGCATGACAAGAACAAAAGTTTAGAAAGTGAAATCTTGGAAATTAGGTCCAACCGAAGAACACATCGTGTTCCCCTAAAGAACATACTTTTTGTAGAAGGCTTGGGGAATTATGTTACCTATCATTTGGTAGATAAATCAAAAATAACAAGCTATGGGAGTATTAAGGGCACACTCAAGGAGTTGCCGGATAATTTTAGGCGCGTTCACAAATCCTATATAGTGAATAAAGCATATATAAAATCATACGATGCCATGACCATTGATATTCAGGATAATGCCATTCCAAGAGGAAAAAGCATTTCGGATGAGGTGTTGCTACATTGAATCTAATCCAGCCTTTCGGTTAATTTTCTAAAAACTTTTTTTGGATTTTTTTCTTGATAAAGCACTTGGTATACCGCATTTATTATTGGTGTTTTGGATTTCTTCTCGTTCTTTTCATGTAAAAGATGTGCACTTTTGGTCGCATAATAACCTTCGGCAACCATATTCATTTCCATCATGGCGCTTTTTACGGTATACCCCTTACCAATCATATTACCAAACATACGGTTACGGCTAAAAGTTGAGTAGCCTGTTACCAATAAATCTCCCAAATAAGCCGAATTATTAATATTGCGCTTCATTTTGTAAACACTATCTATAAATCGCTTCATTTCCCGTATTGCATTGCTCATCAATACGCTCTGAAAGTTATCTCCATAACCCAATCCATGGGCAATACCTGCAGCAATGGCATAAATGTTTTTCAGCATGGCTGCGTACTCGGTGCCAATAATATCATCAGAAATTTTTGTTCTGATATAATGGCTTTTCAACTCATTGGCCACCAATTCTGCTTTTGACTCATCGGCACACGCAATGGTGAGATAGGATAGACGTTCCAAAGCCACCTCCTCTGCGTGGCATGGGCCTGTAATGACCCCAATATTTTTGAACGGGATTTTATAATGTTCATGAAAGTGTTCCCCAACAATCAATCCACTTTCTGGAACAATTCCTTTAATAGCAGAAAAGATTATTTTGTTGGCCAAGGGAACTGTAAGTCCGCCTAGCTCACTTTCTAAAAAAGCCGATGGGATTGCAAAAATGAGAATATCGGAAGATGCAACAATATGGTTAATGTCATTACTTAGTTCAAGCTTTGAAACATCAAACTGAACGGAACTTAAGTAATTGGGATTATTGCCTTCATGATGCAAATGTGCAATAGCGGATTCGCTTCGCATATACCAGGCTATGTCTTCTAGATTTTCAGAAAGCATCTTTACCAACGCCGTTCCCCAACTACCTCCTCCTAAAATACCAAATCTAAGTTTGTCACCCATTTACAAGAATTAAAATGTAAAACTAAACATTCTAACAATTAGATTGTTAAATTCTGAATATCAATAACTTATGTTTTTTGGCATGGTGCTTGGTTTATGAGTATTGAATTGAAAAACCAGAAGTATGAAAATTGGAAAACTACTATTCGGAATTGTATTTATAGGTCTTTTGGCCAGCTCATGTTACACTGAAGTTGTATTTGAAGATGATTTTATAGAAGAATCGTCATATAATACAGCATTGGTATTGGAAGCCTATGATTTATGGTACATTGATATAAATGAAACAAGGGGAAATGGTGAGGTACCTTTTTTACAAAGTGCATTTACAATTTCCTTTGACCGTGGAGTCGTATATGCCAATAACAATATGGTTGGTATTGGTAAAACCGGAAATGGTTTGGGAATAGATGTAGGTTCATATGCCACATTGAATGGAGCGGTTGAGATAAACCATGATATTGATAACCTATGGTTGTTAGAGGTATTTGCGGTAAATAATAGCACATTGGAACTGTACGATTCCCGTTCCAAAACATCCTATATATTGAGAGGGTACCAGCGTTCTAATTTTGATTATGACATGGTTTTTTATGACAACATCAACTACTTTTTACAGGAATATGAAATTTGGGAAAAAACCTTTACCAGCGAGGTAGGTGCTATAAATGAGTTTGATGATGAAAATTATCTTCAATTTTTATCTGGGGACAATGGTGAATTTTTTAGGTCTTCAATTGATGGTAGTGGAATCCCAATTTCAAACATACAATGGGATTATGAAGGCGATTTTGAAGTTTTTGATGTCGCAAACGATGAGACATTGAAAACTTTAACACTGGATTATGACTTTTTGGGCAATGATTATTTTGAGCTCTACGTTATTAATGATAGTACTATTGAACTGTATCATGTTGACAGCGGAACGATATATGAATTTACAGGTAGAGGATACATTCAATATTTAAAATCTGGAAGTAAAACAGGTAAAAAACGTTCAAAAGTTAAAAATTCTGTAATGAACGTTACAAGACAAAGAAAAATGTAAGGAAGAACTTTAGTGTTCGACTATATAGACAAGTTTTTTGGTTGGTTATTTAGTTGGAGCCGCCTCAAGCATTTAGCTTGGGGCGGCTCTTTTTATAGATTTCAAAATCACATATAAGGCAGTTAAGAATTTTGCAATTCTCCACATATTAATTATATAATCTTTAATTCTTTGCGTATATGGTGTCAAGCCAAGGATTTATGGTATTTTTGCGCCCTTAAAATCAGGAGATGAAAAAATATCTAAATCTTTTTGACTTTTCCCAAAAGGTGAACTATCGTACCGAAGTTTTATCCGGTCTTACAGTAGCCTTGGCGCTCGTACCCGAAGCAATTGCTTTTGCACTGATTCCGGGGTTCTCACCTTTAACCGGTTTGTATGCCGCTTTCGTTTTGGCGTTGGTAACCTCAATCCTTGGAGGACGTCCCGGAATGATTTCTGGTGCTACGGGTGCGGTTGCGGTTATTTTTGTCGGCTTGATTTTAGAGCTTAAACGTACTTTTCCTGGAATAGAACCTACGACTATTTTGAACTATGTTTTTGCCACGGTCATCATTGCCGGAGTCATTCAAATTTTGGCAGGACTACTCCGTTTGGGAAAATTTATACGCCTTGTACCACATCCAGTAATGTTCGGATTTGTAAATGGGTTGGCCATTATTATTTTCATGGCCCAGTTTCCTAATTTTTATCAAAAAGGAACAGACGTACTGTTGTCTGGAACTTCCCTGTATACCATGTTGGGCTTAACCCTATTGACCATGCTCATTATCTGGGGCTTTCCAAAAATTACAAAGGCTGTTCCTTCATCCTTATTGGCCATTATTGTTGTTTCAGCAATTGTTATTGGTTTTGGAGTTGACACACTCACTGTAGCTGATACTATTCAAGAAGGAGAAAGTATCAAAGGAGGTTTTCCTCCCCTGTCCATTCCAAACATTCCCTTGACCTGGGAAACGTTTTTAATCATAATTCCATATGCAGGTATTGTAGCAGGAGTTGGTTTGATTGAAAGTTTATTGACCCTTAATATTATTGATGAAATAACGGAAACCCGCGGTAGTGGAAACAAAGAATGTGTTGCCCAGGGCACCGCTAATATTTTATCTGGATTCTTATCAGGTATGGGCGGTTGTGCTATGATCGGACAGAGTTTGATCAACACTTCGTCAGGGGCACGAGCACGACTTTCTGGAATTACTGCAGCAGTAATGTTATTGGTATTTATCATGTTTGGCAGTAGCTTGATTGAGCAATTACCCATGGCGGCTTTAGTTGGATTAATGTTTATGGTCGCCATTGGAACGTTTGAATGGGCTAGTTTTAAAACCTTTCGGAAAATGCCAAATTCAGATGTCATCGTAATGGTTTTGGTGACTTTGATTACGGCAATTACCCATAATCTTGCCGTGGCGGTTTTATTGGGAGTTATTATTTCTGCATTGGCATATTCCTGGGAGAATGCAAAACGTATTCGGGCCAGAAAACATACAGATGAAAATGGGGTAAAGCATTATGAAATTTATGGTCCTTTATTCTTTGGCTCTACTACATTATTTGCTGAAAAATTTGATGTTCAAAATGACCCAAGTGAGGTAATCATTGATTTTCAAGAAAGCCGTGTAGCCGATATGTCCGGTATTGAAGCTTTGAACAAGATTACCGAACGCTACGCCAAAGCAGGCAAGAAAGTACATCTACGACATTTGAGCAAAGATTGTATCCGCTTATTAAAAAATGCTGAAGATATTATTGAGGTTAATATGTTGGAAGACCCAACCTATAAAGTGGTTGTGGACAAGGTTTAGTTCGAAAGAAGCATATACCCTTCAAATACTAAGAGGCCTACAAGGAATAGAGAAAGAAGGTATACAAATATTTCCTGCAACCTGTCCTTTTTTGCTTGGGCTATGATCTTGTCCCTAATTTTCTTCTGCTCAAAAGGAGTAAGTTCTTTAAAGTGGAGTTTTGCATCATTTGTAAAACCTTCATAAGTCTCTCGAATATCACTATAACTTTGTCTCTTACGAAGCAATGAACGATTTTGCTTTGATGCCAATACTGAGTGACTTGCGAATCCCATAATTTTCTAGGTTTAATTATAGGTAGCAGGAAAAAGCTTTTTGTTACAAAGCGTTATGGTGGG contains:
- a CDS encoding LytR/AlgR family response regulator transcription factor codes for the protein MQSTNSFYLFNSRIATHSVFWVLYYLLFGLIWVGEEGYLASFYLEFVLLPIRILAVYVTIYFLLPRFLLKRKFRSFFIGYGLTMLLGGILQRVFIHLFYEELLLNDSTTGLFNIMSLVKAIILINTTTLLILGIKLFQLWSLEHDKNKSLESEILEIRSNRRTHRVPLKNILFVEGLGNYVTYHLVDKSKITSYGSIKGTLKELPDNFRRVHKSYIVNKAYIKSYDAMTIDIQDNAIPRGKSISDEVLLH
- a CDS encoding NAD(P)H-dependent glycerol-3-phosphate dehydrogenase, whose amino-acid sequence is MGDKLRFGILGGGSWGTALVKMLSENLEDIAWYMRSESAIAHLHHEGNNPNYLSSVQFDVSKLELSNDINHIVASSDILIFAIPSAFLESELGGLTVPLANKIIFSAIKGIVPESGLIVGEHFHEHYKIPFKNIGVITGPCHAEEVALERLSYLTIACADESKAELVANELKSHYIRTKISDDIIGTEYAAMLKNIYAIAAGIAHGLGYGDNFQSVLMSNAIREMKRFIDSVYKMKRNINNSAYLGDLLVTGYSTFSRNRMFGNMIGKGYTVKSAMMEMNMVAEGYYATKSAHLLHEKNEKKSKTPIINAVYQVLYQEKNPKKVFRKLTERLD
- a CDS encoding 3-hydroxyanthranilate 3,4-dioxygenase; the protein is MAIKAPFNLNKWIEENRDTLKPPVGNRNLYKEAGDYIVMIVAGPNARKDYHYNETEELFYQLEGSIEVHIQEDGQKKTMKLGPGDMYLHPAKVPHSPVRHAGSIGLVVERKRADMNVDDGLLWFCDSCNHKLYEAYFTLNDIEKDFLSHFKHFYSSEDLRTCNNCGTVMPVDERFIAKD
- a CDS encoding aldehyde dehydrogenase family protein; this translates as MSKIAENFRIHEALKQLGLAQINDGTSTGSKNFGSGETISSYSPVDGALIGKVTTTSKADFENVMEAATSAFKDWRLMPAPQRGEIVRQFGEKLRELKEPLGKLVSYEMGKSYQEGLGEVQEMIDICDFAVGLSRQLHGLTMHSERPGHRMYEQYHPLGVVGIISAFNFPVAVWAWNTALAWVCGDVCVWKPSEKTPMCGVACQNIIVQVLKENHLPEGISCLINGDYKVGEMMTSDNRIPLVSATGSIRMGKIVAQAVAARLGKSLLELGGNNAIIVTPDADIKMTVIGAVFGAVGTAGQRCTSTRRLIVHESIYNQVKDAIVSAYEQLKIGNPLDETNHVGPLIDSDAVKMYEAALKEAKNEGGKILVEGGVLSGDGYESSCYVKPAIVEANNSFKIVQEETFAPILYVLKYSGDVENAIAQQNGVVQGLSSAIMTNNLREAEHFLSSSGSDCGIANVNIGTSGAEIGGAFGGEKETGGGRESGSDAWKIYMRRQTNTINYTTELPLAQGIKFDL
- a CDS encoding glycerol-3-phosphate dehydrogenase/oxidase, encoding MKEIVEFSNLNRKKTIQELSQETFDLVVIGGGITGGGIALDAASRGMKVALLEKGDFASGTSSKSTKLIHGGLRYLKQFDFWLVKEVGSERAIVHKLAPHLVLPEKMLLPLIEGGSYGKWLTSIGLKVYDILAQVTGDDKRQMLEKKEALKLEPLLPKKILNGAGYYAEYRTDDARLTIENIKTSLQFGAKALNYAKVTDFIYTDEKVAGVKVKDEVLGDEFNIKSKYVISAAGPWVDELRSLNNSKKGKRLHLTKGVHLVFPREKLPVKQSVYFDVPDGRMMFAIPRGKITYVGTTDTNFNLDKDNIKTDLADAIYLISAVNNMFPSINLEMEDIISSWAGLRPLIHEEGKSASELSRKDEIFTSDTGLFSIAGGKLTGYRKMAERVVNRIARKMEEDDGTKIPECTTDKIPLCGSDFKKYKHVKKYISEVFDRIKEDGFSEYDAWYLVTNYGKQTEAILENYAALRNKDVYLRMLRAEAQFAIAHEMVLNPMDFFIRRTGRLYFDIDSIRNYMEPIQEEFKKAFGYDTAQLEFFKEKMEEELESHSSFSLERV
- a CDS encoding serine aminopeptidase domain-containing protein is translated as MKLKNRFLFFCLILLFSIPSSQSQYLTRRSSWEAKISSPKAGVPGAQIVEITKNSPLAKAGFMPNDIIIEVNNVLLKDEEAWSDVSYGLRASVDIKIKALRDTQIVEANVRFNPLGKEKHEGIDTFYEEVTSTYGITQRTIITKPKKSGKQPAIVLIGGLSCSSIETYKGRRGNNWGQTIKDLVEKSGMVVMRIEKPGVGDSEGDCSTSDFLMDLEGYRSAIKNLKSKPYVDTSRIIVYGSSMGSALAPLLANEFELAGVISDGTFFKTWYEHMLEIERRILQFQDNTESQIVEKMNNFYIPLYHGMLIQKKTYQEVVNEYPALAEYNYHSAAHMYGRPVQYYQQLQDFDLAGQWEKLKVPVRILRGAHDWIMSSFDNKMIIEVLKRNGHQDHLLHEYPGLDHWNTIHESPKNSFEGKEGKWDEGTINLIIGWAQEMAGL
- a CDS encoding SulP family inorganic anion transporter, giving the protein MKKYLNLFDFSQKVNYRTEVLSGLTVALALVPEAIAFALIPGFSPLTGLYAAFVLALVTSILGGRPGMISGATGAVAVIFVGLILELKRTFPGIEPTTILNYVFATVIIAGVIQILAGLLRLGKFIRLVPHPVMFGFVNGLAIIIFMAQFPNFYQKGTDVLLSGTSLYTMLGLTLLTMLIIWGFPKITKAVPSSLLAIIVVSAIVIGFGVDTLTVADTIQEGESIKGGFPPLSIPNIPLTWETFLIIIPYAGIVAGVGLIESLLTLNIIDEITETRGSGNKECVAQGTANILSGFLSGMGGCAMIGQSLINTSSGARARLSGITAAVMLLVFIMFGSSLIEQLPMAALVGLMFMVAIGTFEWASFKTFRKMPNSDVIVMVLVTLITAITHNLAVAVLLGVIISALAYSWENAKRIRARKHTDENGVKHYEIYGPLFFGSTTLFAEKFDVQNDPSEVIIDFQESRVADMSGIEALNKITERYAKAGKKVHLRHLSKDCIRLLKNAEDIIEVNMLEDPTYKVVVDKV
- a CDS encoding CAP domain-containing protein, which codes for MKKLFYALWIIASAIGVSMCSKTSSLEEEQIITESLFEGEKVVVDPVQMEKDLFDLVNDYRVSVGSSKLQSSPTSYKYAEAHNNYMISKNKLSHDNFESRASGIASEINAVDVSENVARFYSTAELTLDGWLKSASHKEAIEGEYTHTTLSVQLDKEGLPYFTQIFMKVQ
- a CDS encoding DUF1304 domain-containing protein, which encodes MIIAAKLIILIVAILHFYFLWLEMFAWTTKAKKVFRNFPEHLFEPTKSMAANQGLYNGFLAAGLVWSLLIQDTLWQIYVGLFFLGCVTLAGIYGAISVSKKIFMVQALPALIGILLLLLHNFI
- a CDS encoding CvpA family protein; amino-acid sequence: MSFLDIVIGILLVWGLYKGLKNGLFVEIASLLALIAGIYGAIHFSYIAGNYLAENLNWNEQYLKITAFLITFFAIVLLVNFAGKFLTKIADFAMLGILNKIAGGVFGMLKVAIIVGALLIFFERLTSSFDFVGDDTKSTSIFYEPVKEIGAFVFSLVLESEKENSEEAEN